In one Brassica oleracea var. oleracea cultivar TO1000 chromosome C9, BOL, whole genome shotgun sequence genomic region, the following are encoded:
- the LOC106316458 gene encoding cyclin-D4-1-like, whose product MPESLEQSLLCTETTNVGDEEKGMIVDKVLISQMGFPLESEEIIREMMEKEKQHLPSDDYIKRLRSGDLDLNVRRTEALNWIWKACEEHQFGPLCVCLSVNYLDRFLSVHDHPNIDKAWTMQLLALACLSLAAKVEETEVPLLIDLQVGDPQFVFEAKSIQRMELLVLNRLEWRLRAITPCSYIRYFLRKMSKCDQEPSNTLISRSLQVIVSKTKGIGFLDFRPSEVAAAVALSVSGEMHTVHFENSPLFSLLQKESVKKIGDMIWSDGSGLCSQTPNGVLEASASC is encoded by the exons ATGCCAGAAAGTCTAGAACAGAGTCTTTTGTGTACAGAGACCACCAACGTTGGCGATGAAGAGAAGGGCATGATTGTTGACAAAGTTCTGATTTCTCAGATGGGCTTTCCGTTGGAGAGCGAAGAGATTATCAGAGAGATGATGGAGAAGGAGAAGCAGCATTTGCCAAGTGATGATTACATCAAGAGACTCAGAAGTGGAGATTTGGATTTGAATGTGAGAAGAACAGAAGCTCTGAACTGGATTTGGAAG GCTTGCGAAGAGCACCAGTTTGGACCATTGTGTGTTTGCTTATCAGTGAACTACTTGGACCGGTTCTTGTCGGTCCATGATCACCCT AATATTGACAAAGCTTGGACAATGCAGCTGCTGGCTCTGGCTTGTTTATCATTAGCAGCCAAAGTTGAAGAAACTGAAGTCCCATTGTTAATAGATCTTCAG GTTGGAGATCCCCAGTTTGTGTTTGAGGCTAAATCAATCCAAAGAATGGAGCTTTTGGTGTTGAACAGATTGGAATGGAGATTGAGAGCGATAACTCCATGCTCATACATAAGATATTTCCTGAGAAAGATGAGTAAATGTGATCAAGAACCATCCAACACATTGATATCCAGATCACTACAAGTGATAGTCAGCAAAACCAAAG GTATTGGCTTTTTGGATTTTAGACCTTCTGAAGTTGCTGCTGCAGTGGCACTTTCTGTTTCTGGAGAAATGCACACAGTTCACTTTGAAAACTCTCCTCTTTTCTCACTACTTCAAAAG GAGAGTGTGAAGAAAATTGGGGATATGATATGGAGTGATGGCTCAGGCTTATGTTCACAAACACCAAATGGGGTTTTAGAAGCATCAGCTTCTTGTTAA
- the LOC106315789 gene encoding zinc-finger homeodomain protein 1-like — MNFEDNSNDEEEEEMNLHEEEEDNAVYDSPPLPPSSRVLKASTESPNTAGTNSTGGGGLMVVHGGSRFRFRECLKNQAVNIGGHAVDGCREFMPAGTEGTIDALKCAACGCHRNFHRKELPYFHHLAPPTPPGAYRLPAPMSYRPSPSQASPVQLALPPPAEDRMETSSAEAGGMRKRFRTKFTAEQKERMLGLAERIGWRIQRQDDEVIQRFCQETGVPRQVLKVWLHNNKHTRGMSSSSPLDQHQNPTLPPPP; from the coding sequence ATGAACTTTGAAGACAACAGCAACGACGAGGAAGAAGAAGAAATGAATCTTCACGAGGAAGAAGAAGACAACGCCGTTTACGACTCTCCTCCTCTTCCTCCATCGTCTCGCGTCCTCAAGGCCTCTACTGAAAGTCCTAACACCGCCGGAACAAACTCAACGGGCGGTGGAGGTTTGATGGTGGTTCACGGCGGTTCTAGGTTCAGGTTCCGTGAGTGTCTCAAGAATCAAGCGGTGAACATAGGAGGACATGCGGTGGATGGTTGTCGTGAGTTTATGCCAGCTGGAACCGAAGGTACCATCGACGCCCTAAAATGCGCCGCTTGTGGCTGTCACCGTAACTTCCACCGCAAGGAATTACCTTACTTCCACCACCTCGCGCCGCCGACGCCGCCGGGAGCCTACCGTCTTCCAGCTCCGATGAGTTACCGACCATCACCGTCACAAGCTTCTCCTGTCCAGCTGGCTCTTCCTCCACCAGCAGAAGATCGAATGGAGACTTCTTCTGCGGAGGCAGGAGGGATGAGGAAGAGGTTTAGGACTAAGTTCACGGCGGAGCAGAAGGAGAGGATGTTAGGTTTAGCTGAGAGGATTGGTTGGAGAATTCAGAGACAAGATGATGAAGTGATTCAGAGGTTTTGCCAAGAGACTGGAGTTCCGAGACAAGTGCTTAAGGTTTGGTTACATAACAACAAACACACTCGTGGTATGTCGTCTTCATCACCACTTGATCAACATCAGAATCCAACTCTTCCTCCTCCTCCATGA